In Pirellula sp. SH-Sr6A, the DNA window GTCGGTCGCCTCGCAGATTTCTCCAGCCGGTGCGTTACGTGGACCTCCGGCGGAGAGTTCTTAGGGCATACGTTTGTCCGATGGGCTTTACCATTTATATGGGACTACTGTGAAGGCAATCCGCTGGGTGGAACTAGCGGTAACTATCGGGGCGCCGTGGAATGGATCTGTCGTGCGACCGAGCATACATGCAATGCCACGCTTCAAGCAGTACCACCTTCTGTTTTGCGTGGTTCCGCCATAAACCCACCTGGGACGGGGCTTTATGACGTAATCATAACTGATCCACCATACTACGATGCGATTGGATATTCGGTGCTCATGGATTTCTTCTATACTTGGCACCGAAGAGCGCTGCATGGAATTATCAAGGACGGCAGCTACGATTCAGATCAGCCTTTAGCTCCAAAATGGAACAGTGAAACGAATGATGGTGAACTGGTTGACGATGCGAGTCGATTCGGCGGGAACAAGAAGGTCTCAAAAGACGCTTATGAAAACGGTATGGCAAAAGCTTTTGTTGCATGCGGGCAAGCGTTGAATAGCAATGGACGCTTAGTGTTGGTATTTGCACATAAGCATCCTGATGCATGGGAAACACTCGTTTCGGCTGTGATTCGTGCCGGTTTCGTTGTTGATGGCAGTTGGCCCATACAAACTGAGCGAGTTGCTCGTACTCGGTCACAATCAGCAGCCGCATTGTCTTCATCAGTCTGGCTCGTGTGCAAGAAACGTCCTGTAACAGCTAAGCCTGGTTGGGACAACAAAGTACTCGAGGAAATGCGTACCAAAATTGCGACTCAGCTTCGTGACTTTTGGGATGCAGGAATTCGCGGTCCCGACTTTGTGTGGGCCGCAACTGGGCCAGCGATGGAGGCGTATAGCAAGCACCCTGTTGTTCGTAAAGCTTTGGTCGATGGCGAAATCATGACGGTAGGCGAGTTTCTGACTCATGTCCGCCGGATGGTCGTCGATTACGTAGTTGGCCAAGTGCTAACTGGAGCAAGGGAGAAGGAAACGGTTGCCGCGGATCGACTTGATGAAGTAACAGCCTACTATCTTCTCCACCGCTACGATTTCCGTATGGACGAAGCTCCTATAGGCGCCTGCATCCTCTACGCGACTGCTTGCGGACTGACAGATACTGAGTTGGAACGGACCTGGGATATTCTAGTTCGAGGCCGCGCTACCTCCAGCGGCGATGAGGACGTCGAAAGCAATCCTGACGATGACGATCCCGATTCCGAACCGTCGGGAAGCGGAAGCAAGGTGAAGTTGAAAGCATGGGATCGCCGGACACATCGCAGTATGGGAATCGAAGCGCCCGAGGGTCGCCCGGTACCACTAATCGATCGCATCCATCGGGTTATGCATCTATGGAAGAGTGGCGACGTTCAAAAGGTTGATGAGTTTCTCGATGAACATGGATTGCGTCGAAATGAGTTGTTCAAACGTGTAGTGCAATCGTTGATCGAGCTATCCGCGAATGGTGAGCGTTCGCTGCTGGAGAGCATTAGTAACCACATCGGAGCTAAGGGCGCAATCGCCGATCGCGGCCCCCTCCTCGCCTTTGAGTTCGAAGAGGATGAGTGAGATGGATAATGGATCTTGCTCCTGTTAACTCGCAAGCATTGAATCATACAAATCAAACGAAATAAGCGAAGAGAAAGAGATTAAAAGCAATGGCAAAGCAACCTTGGAAAGCCTGGCACGAAGTAGTCAAGATCAGAAAGGACTTAGAGACGGGTGACTTACCGCTGCACTTATTCGCGGCGGACTTGTACGAAGTGATGATGCAGAATGGGAAACGTCCCATTTACGAGAATGCCGACGATTTTTTTGCACTCACCTACCCTACGCATAATCTGCGTGGACTCGTGCGCGATGTCGTGCTGCGGCTTGCGGGCAAGAACGACAAAGCCGTTCGGCAGCTTGAATTGAACTATGGCGGAGGTAAGACGCATACGTTGATCACGATGCGGCACTTGGTTCATGATCCCGCCAAATTACCCGAAGTGCCAGCAGTTGCAGAATTTGTGGGACACATTGGACAAGACCCGCCCAAGACTCGCGTGGCCGCACTTTGCTTCGACAAAGTCGACGTAGAAACCGGCTGCGATGTTCGTGCTCCAAATGGCTCAGTACGGCGACTGCGAGAGCCGTGGAGCCTGCTTGCTTACCAAATCGCAGGGGAAGATGGATTGAAACTTCTGCACGCTGACAAAAAGGCTGAGGAGCGCAATACGCCACCGGCAGAGAATGTCCTCTCCGACTTACTCTCCCTTCCGCTCAAGGATGGCATGGGAACGCTAATTCTGCTTGACGAAGTTTTGCTCTACGCCAAAGTTCGCGTGCATGCCGAACCAGGGTGGCTGGATGTCCTAACGTCATTCTTCCAGTACCTTACTCAGGCGGCAGCCAAAGTTGAGCGTTGTTGCATCGTGGCTTCACTGTTGTCGAGCGAGCCCAAAGATCAAGCCGACACACTTGGCAAAAATATCGTTTCGGCTTTGAACGATATCTTCCAGCGGCAACGTGAAGAGGCCGTGCAACCAGTTGAAAAGGACGATGTGGCTGAGGTGCTTCGGCGACGCCTATTTGATCCTAATCCTCGATCAAGCGAAGCTTGGTTGAGTTCGTTTGAGATTTTCGTAAAAAAACCTGAAACCTCCCGGTGTTTTTGCGGTTTAACGAAGTAACAACAAATCGATTAAGCCACACACACGGAGGGTTTCAGGTGAAGTCAAGTTTCGCAAAACGTATCGGTGCACGCAAGAAGCAAATCCTGAAAAGGCTCGCAGTAGCAAGGGAGAATCGCTTCTCTCGTGGTATCTCGAATCCGAATCCCGTTCTCGCTACCAACTCTGTCAAATACGAACTTGCTGATCGCACCCATGCCATCAGCTACGCTGGTGTCTCCGCCATGCTCAAGCTCGCCGGGCATGTCGGATTGACCGATGCCATCAATCATCGTGTCCAACTCTTAAAGTCACATGCTCCTTATCATGAATCCGACCACGTCCTCGCGATGGTTATGAATGTTCTATGCAACGGAACGAGGCTGGAGCATTTGGAGCGTCTTCGAAACGATTCGACATTCCTCGATGCGATCGGTGCCGATTCGATTCCTGATCCAACCACGGCAGGCGATTTCTGCCGTCGATTCCATCAATCCGACATCGACTCCCTGATGCAAGCTATTAACGAAGCCAGGATCAACGTATGGAGACAACAGGATGATGCGTTCTTTGACCAAGCCCTTATCGATGTCGATGGCGTTATCGTGGCAACTACAGCCGAGTGCAAAGAAGGAATGGATATCTCGTACAAGGGGAGTTGGGGATACCACCCTTTGCTGGTCAGCTTAGCCAACACCAAAGAAGTACTTGCGATTGTGAATCGCAGCGGTTCGGTTCACAGCGCTCACAACGCGGCAGCCTACTTAGATAAGGCGATCTGCACTTGTATCGCTGGAGGCTTCCGGCGCATTCGAATGCGAGGGGACTGCAAGTTCTCGCAGACGGAGTATCTCGACGGATGGGACGCCCTGGGAGTACGCTTCCAGTTCGGTTATGAGGCGCGAGCGAATCTGAAGGAAATCGCAGACAACTTGGATGCGTCGGCATGGAAGAAACTCACCCGCGCCTTGCCAAAAAACAAGACCAATGAAACTCGTACCAAACCCACCAATGTCAAACGCCAAATCATTCGGGAACGCAATTACGTCCATCTGGAGTTACTACATGAGGAAGTGGCCGAGTTCGAATACCAACCCAACGCCTGCGAGAAAACGTATCGAATGGTGGTTGTTCGGAAGAACGTCTCCAAAGAGCAGGGCGATGTTCGGCTCATCGACGAGATCCGCTACTTCTTTTACATCAGCAACGACATGCCCTCGGTATCGAGCGAGGACATTGTTTTTGGCTGCAATGACCGATGCGACCAAGAAAATTTGATAGCACAACTCTCCGGTGGAGTTCGATCGCTGTGCGCTCCGGTGGACAATTTGGAAAGCAACTGGGCGTATATGGTGATAACGAGTATTGCGTGGAACCTAAAATCCTGGTCTGCACTACTGACCCCCGTGGTGACTGGTCAAGAGCAAGAACATCAAGCAGAAAAGAAACGGCTCCTAACAATGGAATTTAAAACGTTTCTGTCCGTGTTCATTCATGTGCCATGCCAAATTCTACGACATGCCAGGAAAACGATTCATCGGCTCCTGAACTGGACGGACTACACATCAGCATTCTTCCGATTGTGTGCTGTGCTCAATCTGTAGCATCGAATCGCTAGCACGGAAACGAGCTAGCAAGAAGAGCTTGGGGCATCGTAAGTCCAAAGCGAACCGTAACCGCAACGCCTAACCCAGATAAAATAAAACAATGGAGAGCAAGCAATTGAAAAAAAGCGACCAGCACTGCTGGCTCGGTGACCGCTGCGCAGCGAAAATCAAGCTAAGACGAACAAGCGTTCGCTTGTTTGAGGCCTAATTCAATTCAGCATAAAGGGACCTGGCCAACGCACATTATCGCAGCGCTCAAGGGTATCAGTGCTTTAGACGAACAGACTGCCAAGAAAGGCTCCGTTGCTGAAGAGCGTTACCAGAAGAGCTACCCGTTTCATCCTGAGTTAACCGAGGTGTTTTACTCCAAATGGTCATCTGGGATCGAACGATTCCAGAAAACGCGTGGCGTGTTGCGGACTTTCGCGCTGGCTCTGCGTGAGGCAGTGAAATGGGATGAAAGCCCGCTTGTTGGGCCCGCAGTCTTTTTGAGCGCACCCAAAACGCAGGGCCTGTCGGAAGCTGCTCGTGAGCTGGTTTCTATTGCGGATACGATCGTGTCAGATGGAGCAGCCACGCGATGGACTGGCATTCTGGAAACCGAGCTAGAGTGCGCGAGACAAGTCGAGCAAGAATCTGTTGGGCTAAAGTTGCGCGAGATTGAGCAAGCAGCGATGGCAACATTTCTGCATTCCCAGCCGACTGGGCGCAGTGCAAAGACCCGAGATTTGATGTTGCTAGTTGGTCCCTGTCGACCTGACAAAATCGAATACGAGAAGGGGCTAATGCGTTGGGCACGGAAGAGCTATTGGCTCGACGACCAGAACTTGCCCACTAAAGAAGGCGAGCTTCCATCCGATTGGAAATTAGGTAACAGACCTAACCTGAATCAAATGCAATCGGCGGCAGCGGCAACGATTGACGATGCGATTGTGAAGGCTCGACTGGAGGAGGACATACGAAATCTAAAGGCTCTAACTGCGGGCGCTAGTGCCGCCGGTGTGAAAGTTCATACCTTGCCGACCAAGCCCAAAGATATCGAGGACGACGGACTATTCCACTATGCCGTGATGCCCCCAAGTGCCGCGTCGGAATCGGGTAAGCCCAGTAGTGAAGCGAAGCGTTTTCTCGATGAGACGACTGGCTCCAACAAACCGCGTGTTCATCGAAACGCAGTGATTCTACTCACACCATCTCGCGATGGACTGACCGCGGCAGAAGCCCGCGTCCGAGATGCGATGGCGTGGCAATTGGTCCGCGATGAACTAACGCCGACTACTGATGAAGAGAAGCAACAGAAAGGCGCCATCGACGTCGCCCGCATGCAGACGCTCAAGATCAATATCGATAAGGCTCGTGAAAAAGTTCCTGATGCGATTCGCCAAGCTTACTGCATCGTGGTCACCGTCTCAGAAAAGGATGAGCCGCATGCCTTTAAGTTATCCATAAGCGATCAAAACCACTTTGAGACCATCAAGAGTGATCCGCGATCGCGCGTACGTGATACGGCAATCACCGCGGATGCATTGTTGCCGGATGGCCCGTACAACCTATGGCAAGATGGAGACAAGAGCCGAAGGGTAAAGGACTTGGCTGGCGCATTTGCACAACTCCCACATCTTCCGAAGATGCTAAAGTCCTCGGCTATCGTTGAAACGCTTGTCGAAGGTTGTTTGCAGGGTTCATTCGTCCTGAAAGTTACGCGGCCAGATCGCTCGTTTCGCACTTGGTGGCGAGATCGACCGGACGAAGCCGCTCTTGCTGACCCATCGCTCGAGCTCGTTTTGCCCGAGCATGCCGAGCTAGCAGACGTACTAGCGAAATTACTTTCGTCGGGTTCACTTCCAGGGCTATGGGCCGGCGAAGAAATCACAGCTCAGAGCCTTCTCGACTACTTCAACGGCAAACACACTGTTGAGGTTGATCGTGGCAGCTACAAGGAGTCGGTCAACGTTCCTAAAGCAAGTCAAGAAGCAATTGAGCTTGCAATTCGGAATGCTGTTGCTGCAGGTCACGTATGGTTGCTTTCCGGGCCCTCAAGTCTGTGGGCCGAGGAAGTACCACAGGGAATCCTGACGCCTGCAGCAAAGTTACGAGTACCTCCCGATAACATAGCCCCTGCGGCTCTATTGCCGGCAACCTTACCAAATGCATGGAAGAATGATTCGACGAATGCAGCGGCAATCGCCACAGCTTTGTCGCATCAGAGCGGACTGACTTTGCCATGGAAAAATGTCGCTTCAGCGATCAGCGCAGCGCTCACAGGTCGATTTCTCTCGTTGTCCGACGATTCAGGCGACTGGCCGTGTGACTTTGCAATGGCATCAAAAGCCAAGTTCACGATTGTCAAAAGCGCCGGTGGTAGTGCTACCGGTGGCGATCCCGCCGGTGGTGGCTACCAAGGACCATCGGGCCTCGGTTTAGGAAGCGTGAGTGAACAACATGGTGTCAGAGCTGTTTCGCAACTTGAAGCGTTTGAGTTGCAAGAGCTCGGTGAAGCCGTCGCCACATTGCTGGAGATCAAGAACAAATGTGATGCTCCACTGACCTTCAGTATCCAAATCGACTTCGGCGATGCTCAGCACAAGCCAGCGCCTGAGATCGTGACGGAGATGAACGAGTGCCTTGGAAATATCAAGGATGGGTTAGAGTTGACTTGATGCCAAAATTGGCGGGGCGTCTTGAACATGAGAAAAAGGGGCAATCGATCGATATGCCCCTGCGTGGCCGTTACAGGCTACTCACCGAGACTTTTTACGTCCCCGACTGCGCAGCTTGGTTTCAATTTCTTTGCAAATTGAATAGGCTCGAGCTACCGGGATCACACCACCAGGCAGTAGCAATGCTCCGTATCGAATGCTGAATTCAACGTCTTGGACAGATACCTTGCAGGCTTTGTCGCCGTGGGCAACCACAATCGCTTCCCTTGCTTGTTGGCCAATCTTCGCTTGAGCGCGTTTGGGAATATCCAGGACATGGAAGATGTAAACAGCATCGCCAGGTTTAAGTGATCGCAACGACGACTCCTGCTCTTGCTCAAAAGCCGCCTCCAGTTGCTGCTTCGCCTCTTCAAACTCGCGTTGGAGAGATAATTGACGTGCGACAATGTCCTCGATCCTCTGCTCCAGACTGATCACGCTTGATTCACCGTTCTTCATTTTTAGTTTCCCCTTTTTAAGAAAAACAGCCCTCGGCAATTCCGAGGGCTGAGTCCAAATGGTCACAACGACACTCAAAACTACGAATGACGCAAAGTATCAACTTGCGCGCGAAGCAATTCGACCTGACGCATAGCGATGCCAAAATAGGTGTCCTTGGCTTGATAGCGATTAGCCAACGCCGCCACGTAT includes these proteins:
- a CDS encoding DUF499 domain-containing protein, translated to MAKQPWKAWHEVVKIRKDLETGDLPLHLFAADLYEVMMQNGKRPIYENADDFFALTYPTHNLRGLVRDVVLRLAGKNDKAVRQLELNYGGGKTHTLITMRHLVHDPAKLPEVPAVAEFVGHIGQDPPKTRVAALCFDKVDVETGCDVRAPNGSVRRLREPWSLLAYQIAGEDGLKLLHADKKAEERNTPPAENVLSDLLSLPLKDGMGTLILLDEVLLYAKVRVHAEPGWLDVLTSFFQYLTQAAAKVERCCIVASLLSSEPKDQADTLGKNIVSALNDIFQRQREEAVQPVEKDDVAEVLRRRLFDPNPRSSEAWLSSFEIFVKKPETSRCFCGLTK
- a CDS encoding DUF1156 domain-containing protein; this translates as MKKETEGGILHWGRETENAETLQWFRDEIRKAYGGRAPKVLDPFAGGGAIPLEAMRLGCEATAVDINPVAWLILKCTLEYPQKLAGQTRPLPEFILRNDEFMTDFFKKAKGYSKTEVRAAMTKLHERLKKRKKWNDNSQPQQTFGFVNEGAEDEGELQADPAWHVRAWGQWVLQQTRRDLAKYYPTYADFEPLKKNSVAYEYQPTKLLKLKEDGTPDIEVLNDEFSDDYLAIEGNPRWVVKPTVAFLWARTVACKNCRVVFPLIKTLWLAKSETKRIKLELTVDKATRVVGFNIIQNEPAKGGNAAQKREHDKRVGEGTVTKSGGKCPACGVFMTKADIQIEGMNDRIGQTLTAVVVDGGNGKEYRKPTDIDLSASSSIECEIDNIFANIPFGMLHEPVILDAKGNTWCSLYGINEFHKLYNSRQMAALGKLVLSTREISIEGRKYSYDAEWTEGLVGLLTLAVGRLADFSSRCVTWTSGGEFLGHTFVRWALPFIWDYCEGNPLGGTSGNYRGAVEWICRATEHTCNATLQAVPPSVLRGSAINPPGTGLYDVIITDPPYYDAIGYSVLMDFFYTWHRRALHGIIKDGSYDSDQPLAPKWNSETNDGELVDDASRFGGNKKVSKDAYENGMAKAFVACGQALNSNGRLVLVFAHKHPDAWETLVSAVIRAGFVVDGSWPIQTERVARTRSQSAAALSSSVWLVCKKRPVTAKPGWDNKVLEEMRTKIATQLRDFWDAGIRGPDFVWAATGPAMEAYSKHPVVRKALVDGEIMTVGEFLTHVRRMVVDYVVGQVLTGAREKETVAADRLDEVTAYYLLHRYDFRMDEAPIGACILYATACGLTDTELERTWDILVRGRATSSGDEDVESNPDDDDPDSEPSGSGSKVKLKAWDRRTHRSMGIEAPEGRPVPLIDRIHRVMHLWKSGDVQKVDEFLDEHGLRRNELFKRVVQSLIELSANGERSLLESISNHIGAKGAIADRGPLLAFEFEEDE
- a CDS encoding IS1380 family transposase produces the protein MKSSFAKRIGARKKQILKRLAVARENRFSRGISNPNPVLATNSVKYELADRTHAISYAGVSAMLKLAGHVGLTDAINHRVQLLKSHAPYHESDHVLAMVMNVLCNGTRLEHLERLRNDSTFLDAIGADSIPDPTTAGDFCRRFHQSDIDSLMQAINEARINVWRQQDDAFFDQALIDVDGVIVATTAECKEGMDISYKGSWGYHPLLVSLANTKEVLAIVNRSGSVHSAHNAAAYLDKAICTCIAGGFRRIRMRGDCKFSQTEYLDGWDALGVRFQFGYEARANLKEIADNLDASAWKKLTRALPKNKTNETRTKPTNVKRQIIRERNYVHLELLHEEVAEFEYQPNACEKTYRMVVVRKNVSKEQGDVRLIDEIRYFFYISNDMPSVSSEDIVFGCNDRCDQENLIAQLSGGVRSLCAPVDNLESNWAYMVITSIAWNLKSWSALLTPVVTGQEQEHQAEKKRLLTMEFKTFLSVFIHVPCQILRHARKTIHRLLNWTDYTSAFFRLCAVLNL